Within Lolium rigidum isolate FL_2022 chromosome 5, APGP_CSIRO_Lrig_0.1, whole genome shotgun sequence, the genomic segment cgcgAGAATGAGAAATGCTCAATCAATTTGGAGCTGGAAATGCGGGCTATTAAGGCGGAGGAAGATGTGAAGCAGAGAGACGACGACGTGAGACACAAGGACGAGGAGATCTCCGGGCTGCGACAGCAGGTGGAGCACTACGAGTCCCGGCTCTCGGAGTGCGAGGCCAAGATGagggccgtggaggaggagctgCAGAGGCAGATCGCCGCCCTGCAGCAGCAGGTAGAGGCACGCTCGTTGCAGATGTCTCACAGCGTTGCGGTTGCGGGTAGACCGTCGACGAGCGGCCATCACCGCCGGGAACTATCCAGCGTCGGTATCACGCGGGCTCCGCAGCCTCCGGTCGCAACGGCAGAGGAAGCGTCGTCCGTCAAGCGCCATGAGCAGCCCGTCGACGTTAGCGCGAAGAAGAACCACCCGGAAAACCTCGCGGAGGAGTTCGTGCGGGAGAAGCAGGCGTTCGAGCACGCGGCAAAGGCGGTGGCCGAGGTGAAGCCGGGCACCATGTCCGTCGACGAGCTCAGGATGCTGAAGCGGCAGTTCGTCGCCTGGAGGAAGGAGTACGCGACGCGGCTGCGCAAGGCCAAGGCGGAGCTCAGGAAGCGCGTGCACTCGGAGAAgagccacggccacggccacggccacgaccaagCTGCTGGCCACGGCGGCAaccagcggcgccggtggtgcGGCTGGTGGAGGACGATCAAGATGCCCAAGTTCAGGGCCCCGAAGAGGTGCTGCACTTGCTCCATCAAGTTCCCAAGCCCTTCGTCCTGCTGTTCCTGCTTTTCTTGCTGCTTTCGGCGCCACCGATAGTCATGCGGATGAGAAGAAGACTATCGGGGGCCGGAGAGAAGAGTTCATTGTAACTTTGTAGTGTATACCGCTGGTGTGAACTGTTGATCTGCTGCAAAAATTCTGAATCTTAATTAATGTTCACAgatcatttgaaaaaaaaatcagaactcGATGGGTACTCCAGCCACTACCAATACAAACAAGAAGTTGATATTTCACATGGGAAATTTTACCCTATCCACTCCATCCCCAAACAGGCGGCCCACAAATTCAGTAAAATATTCAATAATTTCTAAGTTTGATCACATATACTCCTTTGTTTGTAAATATGAGATGTTCctgtggttgggtggttaggagagcAGTGGTACCACCAGCCCAatggagttcaaaccccaggtttaatactttggtgtctcattaaagacgaaatatttttcagtgggaggcgacgttcccatcgacagcaagacgtctatggtgacttcgtcaatctcaagacccatcTGATGAAATTTCTTAGACACAGTCTCTTGAAGGTGCTcagaggggtagggtgtgcgtgcgttcataggggtgagtataCGTGTGTATATGTGAGATCTATGTATGTactgtgtttcacaaaaaaaaaattacaagaacatcttatatttaggaaACATGAAGTATAAAAGAAAATATTAACAACTACAACATACATATTAAATAGATTATTAAAATAAACCTTAGGTGTATCTATTGTTATTGATTTGGTATATCGTGGTATCAGTGTATCACCTTAAATGAATTGGCAGAACAGCTGTTGTTTTACCTTAAAAAAGAACTTCATATTTTTCTGTACATCTCGAAATATGCTATTGCTTCGCGTCATAAATAAAACCACAAAAGGTCGAACGGATGCAAGATGTTGGAAAAAACCTCTTACAAAGCAAATTAAATGATACACCAAATCTGAGGAAACGAACGCCCACAACTCCAAGTCAAGCATGAAAACCGGAGAGGCCACATTAGCACTAGCTAGGCAATGGAGAATACCATAGTAAGAACCAAATTATGCCTCCTAAGAACATGGGCGGGTCTATGGTGTATTCATGGGTACGCAGGTGAATACCCAAAATATTTGTTAAAAATTTCGAGTCATATGATACAGCTATCAATTATCATTACATTGTATACAATCAGTTCAAATGATTGCCAGAAATCAGGTGACTGATTTTTATTAAGGGTTAGTTGATTTATTAATCATTTGATTTGTTTCGAGATCTGAGCTGATATGAAAAGTATAAGTAGGTTGCAACTGGTATTTTTTTGTTGCGCACAAGTTACAACTCATATTTTCTCAGTTGCCCATGGATTGCAACTAGTATTTTTCAATTGCATATAGATTGCAACTAATATTTTCTTGGTTATGTATATATTGCAACTTGTATTTTCCGGTTACGCATGCTGCAATAGGTATTTTCTGCAATTGGTAGTTTCTTAGTTGCGTACTAATATGatattttctctattttttcaGTTAGATGTGTGATCATATTTTCTACAGCTTGCAACTTGTATTTTCTCAGTACGTAAATTAAATAGCTAAGATATCAACAACTTAGACTTAATAAAAATCAGTGGCCTGATGTCTCGGCCCACCCCATTTTTATTGCGTACGGTCATTGTCAGTTGGTCACGTACGTGCTACAATTAGCTATTCTACCGCGTCATCTTCCCCTTGTTCATCTCGGAGGCCGCGGCCACCGCATCAGCGACgtcacttcctcctcctcccgcagaATTCTTCTCAGCTGCCGCCGCTACCTTACGCGCGTCCTCCCTCGTGACCGCCTTGTTCGCAGGCAGCACCGCCGTGGCGCTGCCCACCACCTCCTTAAGCGGCACCATCTCCTCGTCGGCGTCCCCGACGCCGCCGCCCAGCCTCATGTTCGTCTCGGCGGCCTTGTGCGcggccgccgccacgccaccggGCACGACGCGTCCCAGCCCAGTCGCGCGCGTCTCAGCAGCCTCCGCAGCGGCGGCGTCCGCCAGGCCCACGGGCGCGTCACTCGCGGCGGCCTGAAGCGCCTCGCCGATGGTCACCGCGTCGTCCGTCTCGACGCCCGGCGCCGGCGCGGTGAACTGCGCAATCAGCTGCATGCATGCGTTGCAGGTTCCACGTGAAAATGGTCAAGCGCCATGAAAACACGATCAACGAACCTAGGTGCAGGCAGGCAGgtgtgcatgcatgtatgtacctGGCCGCCGGCTGAGGCGATCACGACGTGAGTCCCGTCGTGTTGGTCAGCCTCGGTGACCCGAAGGCCACCATCTTTCTGCTGCTGCGGCTGTTGCTCACGGGCTAGGAACTCGTCGCGCTGGCGCCGGGTGTCCTcaccggcggcggtgggcgggtGCACGTCGCCGGGGCGGACGGGCTGGGTCTGGTCGCTCATCGCGCTGACTAGATCTAGCTTAACAAGATGCAGGCTGGTACGGACAGCTTAGCTCTCCCTGCTCGTCGCGGCCAGTATAAAAGAAGGAGATAGAgcggcgaagtttggcaccgcgtGTGACACCATGCGCTCCGGTGGAAAGACACCTGCAACGTAGTTGGACACATTGTCCTCCCAGAGCATGACACGTACTAGTGCTACCCGGCACTAAGTACACGTGTCAATTTTGTCAAAATGGAGGGTGGTAGAGCATCTCCATCTAATAATCCCGCGCGCTAAATTTTTTGTTGAGCGTCTGTTTTGCTGATTTTAGGCGTGGACGTGGCTATaacatttttagattttttaGACGAATGGGCGACCTGGGTAGCCTCTCGGGGTCAGCTTTTGGGAGTAGATTAGAGTAGCTGTATTCGCAACCCTAGTGGTGCTTTGGTGGTGTGTGTTGCTTGTCCCCGTTCTAGGTTGTACTCAACCATGCTGGGTTGCAACGCAACGATTCTACATAGTCGTGGGTGTCCCGGGTTTATCCCCACCGTCGATTCGCGCGTGTACGTTTTGCAGAAAACAACCTGTACGTTTATGGTCTAGATGCTCACGTTGTTCCCATGTCTGGATCCATCTTCCTAATCTGATCTGAA encodes:
- the LOC124655660 gene encoding myosin-4-like, whose protein sequence is MTTSSLSSALSSMEVMLDALMQRGIGKPDDKPKEDTAPPALPTRPTVRGRPPSVHRPGSPAPWHNRPPLAPIPPPPQEEEEERENEKCSINLELEMRAIKAEEDVKQRDDDVRHKDEEISGLRQQVEHYESRLSECEAKMRAVEEELQRQIAALQQQVEARSLQMSHSVAVAGRPSTSGHHRRELSSVGITRAPQPPVATAEEASSVKRHEQPVDVSAKKNHPENLAEEFVREKQAFEHAAKAVAEVKPGTMSVDELRMLKRQFVAWRKEYATRLRKAKAELRKRVHSEKSHGHGHGHDQAAGHGGNQRRRWCGWWRTIKMPKFRAPKRCCTCSIKFPSPSSCCSCFSCCFRRHR
- the LOC124655662 gene encoding late embryogenesis abundant protein D-34-like yields the protein MSDQTQPVRPGDVHPPTAAGEDTRRQRDEFLAREQQPQQQKDGGLRVTEADQHDGTHVVIASAGGQLIAQFTAPAPGVETDDAVTIGEALQAAASDAPVGLADAAAAEAAETRATGLGRVVPGGVAAAAHKAAETNMRLGGGVGDADEEMVPLKEVVGSATAVLPANKAVTREDARKVAAAAEKNSAGGGGSDVADAVAAASEMNKGKMTR